A stretch of Paenibacillus mucilaginosus 3016 DNA encodes these proteins:
- a CDS encoding sugar phosphate isomerase/epimerase family protein, whose protein sequence is MNSSVPNPYDAFSFSTSWNVKRHAVGRDMIDEIRGLGFRRIELNYQVTAQHLETIEPMIESGLIEISSVHHVFPRTDDPEFGPDSLMLGHPDEAMRRQGVELLVQSAEYAARYGAKAVVLHPGEADIGPQFDAELKRLYREGLRESEAYADTWRRMLARRTEAAAPALHHMRDSLETVCERLAVRGIRVAIGLETRARCHQLPTPAEAAEVIAGLAAAPVYLWVDSGHAIIMERMGLYDNTVDMVKYRRLIYGMHIHDTVGLVDHGCPYVHTQDVPGFERFLPAIAAAELKVYELKPNCTPEEIRISVQTLAARLQVLQEGAGV, encoded by the coding sequence ATGAACTCATCCGTACCGAATCCTTACGATGCTTTCTCCTTCTCCACGAGCTGGAACGTCAAGCGCCATGCCGTCGGCCGCGACATGATCGACGAGATCCGGGGGCTCGGCTTCCGGCGGATCGAGCTGAACTACCAGGTTACGGCACAGCATCTCGAGACGATCGAACCGATGATCGAAAGCGGTCTCATCGAGATCTCCTCCGTGCACCATGTCTTCCCGCGGACGGACGATCCCGAGTTCGGCCCCGACTCCCTCATGCTGGGGCATCCTGACGAGGCGATGCGCCGGCAGGGCGTCGAGCTGCTCGTGCAGTCCGCGGAGTATGCTGCGCGCTACGGCGCCAAAGCCGTCGTGCTGCACCCGGGCGAAGCCGACATCGGTCCGCAGTTCGATGCGGAGCTGAAGCGGCTCTACCGTGAGGGCCTGCGCGAGTCGGAGGCGTACGCGGACACGTGGCGGCGCATGCTGGCCCGGCGCACGGAAGCCGCCGCTCCCGCGCTGCATCACATGCGGGACAGCCTCGAGACCGTGTGCGAGCGGCTGGCCGTCCGCGGCATCCGTGTGGCGATCGGGCTCGAGACGCGAGCCCGGTGCCACCAGCTCCCGACGCCGGCCGAAGCGGCGGAGGTGATCGCAGGCCTTGCCGCCGCCCCCGTCTACCTGTGGGTCGACAGCGGCCATGCGATCATCATGGAGCGCATGGGGCTGTACGACAACACGGTCGACATGGTGAAGTACCGGCGCCTCATCTACGGCATGCATATCCACGATACGGTCGGGCTCGTCGACCACGGCTGTCCTTACGTCCATACGCAGGACGTGCCGGGGTTCGAGCGGTTCCTTCCGGCCATCGCCGCGGCAGAGCTCAAGGTCTATGAGCTCAAGCCGAACTGCACGCCGGAGGAGATCCGGATCAGCGTGCAGACGCTGGCTGCCCGGCTGCAGGTGCTGCAGGAAGGGGCGGGCGTATGA
- a CDS encoding ABC transporter substrate-binding protein, producing the protein MKKTHLLCTAALLMGTLTACGGPEEPAATGAAPAAQPASEKPAEGGKTTVQFWHSLGGKNGEYMDAMVKRFNDSHPNVEVVATFQGSYDEMVTKLQQSLPSKTAPDVAMLERAYVEMFADADVLEDLGPLMKSSNLSEGDFVSGLMGHSTFNNKLVSLPLNRSTPILHINKTLLDEKGLKVPTTWDELKTTAEALVVKEGGEVKRYGLTMPFDTWYPMAMITQAGGTFFSEDKKTIGFYDNGVGSKVFGYLKDLQGTGALFYPPAKDSGNIVNQMFTSGKAAMMFQSTGTIGSLINTAKFEYVTAYLPKDQKFASPTGGANVAMMSSSGNKQAAWEFIRWMETDPQGALPFILQSGYLPFTKAMAESKELQDLWAKEPARKVAYEQLQYAVDTNKSVAWPEVMKEFNSVIEAVMYDNKDIQASLETFKKQAERILAGQ; encoded by the coding sequence ATGAAGAAGACGCATTTGCTGTGCACCGCCGCTCTGCTGATGGGGACGCTGACGGCCTGCGGGGGGCCGGAGGAGCCGGCCGCAACCGGTGCTGCTCCGGCCGCCCAGCCTGCTTCGGAGAAACCGGCGGAAGGCGGGAAGACGACCGTGCAGTTCTGGCACTCCCTCGGCGGCAAGAACGGAGAGTATATGGATGCGATGGTGAAGCGGTTCAACGATTCGCATCCGAACGTGGAGGTTGTGGCGACCTTCCAGGGGAGCTATGACGAGATGGTCACGAAGCTCCAGCAGTCTCTTCCTTCCAAGACGGCCCCGGATGTCGCCATGCTGGAGCGCGCTTATGTGGAGATGTTCGCGGATGCCGACGTACTGGAGGATCTCGGTCCGCTGATGAAATCCTCGAATCTCAGCGAGGGTGACTTCGTGTCCGGACTGATGGGCCATTCCACCTTTAACAACAAGCTGGTATCGCTGCCCTTGAACCGTTCCACCCCCATCCTTCACATTAACAAGACGCTGCTGGATGAGAAGGGGCTGAAGGTGCCGACAACCTGGGACGAGCTGAAGACCACGGCGGAAGCTCTGGTAGTCAAAGAAGGCGGCGAAGTGAAGCGCTACGGTCTGACCATGCCGTTCGACACCTGGTATCCCATGGCGATGATCACCCAGGCGGGCGGGACCTTCTTCAGCGAGGATAAGAAGACGATCGGCTTCTATGATAATGGGGTGGGAAGCAAGGTATTCGGCTACCTGAAGGACCTTCAGGGGACGGGAGCCCTGTTCTATCCTCCGGCCAAGGATTCGGGGAATATCGTGAACCAGATGTTCACCAGCGGCAAGGCGGCCATGATGTTCCAGTCTACCGGCACGATCGGCTCCCTGATCAATACCGCCAAGTTCGAGTACGTCACCGCCTATCTTCCGAAGGACCAGAAGTTCGCGAGTCCGACCGGAGGGGCGAACGTGGCGATGATGTCTTCTTCCGGGAACAAGCAGGCCGCGTGGGAATTCATCCGCTGGATGGAGACGGACCCGCAGGGGGCGCTTCCGTTTATTCTGCAGTCCGGCTACCTGCCTTTTACCAAAGCGATGGCCGAGTCGAAGGAGCTGCAGGACCTGTGGGCGAAGGAGCCGGCCCGCAAGGTGGCTTATGAGCAGCTTCAGTATGCGGTGGATACCAACAAATCGGTGGCTTGGCCTGAGGTGATGAAGGAATTCAATTCCGTCATTGAAGCGGTGATGTATGACAATAAAGACATTCAGGCTTCGCTGGAAACCTTCAAAAAGCAAGCTGAGCGCATCCTGGCAGGACAGTAA
- the trhA gene encoding PAQR family membrane homeostasis protein TrhA, which produces MDLTRLREERWNAWTHGIGAVLSAFGLVLLLQRAALFSHAAYTISSAVYGVSFTLLYLSSTLLHSARSAKWIERFERLDHAAIFIAIAGSYTPFLVYAFPGVPGYAMLSLVWTLAFTGIGLVRWIIRRFMPWGMIYYLVLGWLIVFLLGPLQDKLPPEGLAWLLAGGVLYSTGILFFVWRSLRYHHVIWHLFVLAGSGCHFITVYAFLAPLPGS; this is translated from the coding sequence ATGGATCTCACCAGACTGCGGGAAGAGCGATGGAACGCATGGACTCACGGCATCGGAGCGGTCCTGAGTGCTTTCGGGCTCGTCCTGCTGCTGCAGCGGGCCGCGCTATTCAGCCACGCAGCTTATACGATATCGAGCGCTGTATACGGGGTGTCCTTCACCCTGCTCTACCTGTCCTCCACGCTGCTTCACAGCGCCCGCTCCGCGAAGTGGATCGAACGGTTCGAACGGCTGGATCATGCGGCCATTTTTATTGCGATTGCCGGTTCTTATACGCCCTTTCTTGTCTATGCCTTTCCCGGGGTGCCAGGCTATGCGATGCTGAGTCTGGTCTGGACGCTGGCCTTCACCGGCATCGGGCTCGTCCGCTGGATCATCCGGCGATTCATGCCTTGGGGGATGATCTACTATCTCGTGCTGGGCTGGCTCATCGTCTTCCTGCTCGGGCCGCTGCAGGACAAGCTGCCGCCCGAAGGACTCGCCTGGCTGCTCGCCGGCGGAGTGCTTTACAGCACGGGCATTCTGTTCTTCGTCTGGCGCAGTCTCAGGTACCATCACGTGATCTGGCATCTCTTCGTGCTAGCAGGCAGCGGCTGCCATTTTATCACGGTATATGCTTTCCTGGCTCCCTTGCCGGGAAGTTGA
- a CDS encoding ArsR/SmtB family transcription factor: MVQENAELREAVKVYKALGEPTRLKIAMLLTEEKNLCCTDIKSKLESIAGSTLSHHLKQLTDCGLLDLRKDGTFIYYSVNREMAQKYAPYLLQ, from the coding sequence ATGGTCCAAGAGAACGCAGAATTACGTGAAGCTGTCAAAGTATACAAAGCGCTCGGGGAACCTACCCGCCTGAAGATCGCCATGCTGCTCACCGAGGAGAAGAACCTGTGCTGCACCGATATCAAGAGCAAGCTTGAATCCATCGCCGGATCGACGCTGTCCCATCACCTGAAGCAGCTGACGGACTGCGGGCTGCTCGACCTTCGCAAGGACGGCACGTTTATTTATTACAGCGTAAATAGAGAAATGGCGCAGAAATACGCCCCTTACCTGCTGCAGTAA
- a CDS encoding glycerophosphodiester phosphodiesterase family protein, with product MIEKLAAAEEVTVAGHRGYKAAYPENTLLSFRKAVEAGAAMLEFDLRRSKDGVVVVIHDDTVDRTTNGTGAVRDHTWEELRGLDAGGWFDPVFEGLRIPSLTQLCEELRAYPDLLLNVEIKPAPDAVQTADQAVAMLQAYGLLPRCVFTSFDAEIVAYLHDTYGLKTQGFLGEDMLHFQEGEQGTYSKMWAIAFPMGKLTKEIVETYRSRGLLTWCYCPDTEAQVDYALECGAGVLTCNDPVPALHRLRRQEAPRV from the coding sequence ATGATCGAGAAGCTTGCGGCCGCGGAAGAGGTGACCGTGGCCGGTCACCGGGGGTATAAAGCGGCGTATCCGGAGAACACGCTGCTCTCCTTCCGGAAGGCGGTAGAAGCGGGGGCGGCCATGCTGGAGTTTGACCTGAGACGCTCCAAAGACGGCGTGGTCGTCGTTATTCATGACGATACGGTGGACCGGACGACGAACGGAACCGGGGCGGTCCGCGATCACACCTGGGAGGAGCTGCGGGGACTGGATGCGGGTGGATGGTTCGACCCCGTATTCGAGGGGCTGCGCATCCCCAGCCTGACGCAGCTGTGCGAGGAGCTGCGGGCTTACCCGGATCTGCTCCTGAATGTGGAGATTAAGCCTGCGCCCGATGCCGTACAGACCGCGGACCAGGCGGTGGCCATGCTGCAGGCTTACGGGCTGCTGCCCCGCTGTGTGTTTACCAGCTTCGACGCGGAGATTGTGGCTTACCTGCACGATACCTATGGGCTGAAGACGCAGGGATTCCTCGGAGAAGACATGCTTCACTTTCAGGAAGGGGAACAGGGAACCTACTCCAAAATGTGGGCGATCGCCTTCCCTATGGGCAAGCTGACGAAGGAGATTGTCGAGACGTACCGGAGCAGGGGGCTGCTCACCTGGTGCTACTGCCCCGATACGGAAGCGCAGGTGGATTATGCGCTGGAGTGCGGCGCCGGGGTGCTGACATGCAATGACCCTGTTCCGGCGCTGCATCGGCTCCGCAGGCAAGAGGCGCCAAGAGTGTAA
- a CDS encoding DeoR/GlpR family DNA-binding transcription regulator → MLAAERKQRIVDYVRRHSTASVHALAREFQVHEATIRRDLAEIESEGLLKRTHGGVVVEQWTRDEPPFSERSSLHLDEKMRIGRMAASLVEDGEHIIVDSGTTTEHIAKNLTQRSHITVVTNDMNVAAELREAPRVKVIVTGGELYPSSYMLNGMLTDQALGALHTSKAFIGTPALHPQHGLMHPESQLVPAKQAMIRAAQEVIVVTDHTKLGKLSLHTVAPLRAIHTLITGKEASEQELAPFRESGITVYTV, encoded by the coding sequence ATGCTGGCAGCGGAAAGAAAACAGCGCATCGTTGATTACGTCCGGAGGCACAGCACCGCTTCGGTCCATGCGCTGGCCCGCGAATTCCAGGTGCATGAAGCCACGATTCGGCGAGATCTGGCGGAGATCGAGTCGGAGGGGCTGCTGAAGCGGACGCATGGCGGAGTTGTCGTGGAACAGTGGACCCGTGATGAGCCCCCGTTCTCCGAGCGCTCCTCGCTGCACCTGGACGAGAAGATGCGCATCGGCCGGATGGCCGCCAGCCTGGTGGAGGACGGGGAGCACATCATCGTGGATTCGGGCACAACCACCGAGCACATCGCGAAGAACCTGACGCAGCGCTCTCATATTACCGTAGTGACCAACGATATGAATGTCGCAGCGGAACTGAGGGAGGCTCCCCGGGTGAAGGTGATCGTAACGGGCGGGGAGCTGTATCCTTCGAGTTATATGCTGAACGGCATGCTCACGGATCAGGCGCTCGGGGCGCTTCACACATCCAAGGCGTTTATCGGGACACCGGCTCTCCATCCGCAGCATGGACTGATGCATCCCGAATCCCAGCTCGTGCCGGCCAAGCAGGCGATGATCCGCGCCGCCCAGGAGGTCATCGTCGTGACCGACCATACCAAGCTCGGCAAGCTTTCTCTGCATACGGTCGCGCCCCTGAGAGCCATTCATACGCTGATCACCGGCAAAGAAGCATCGGAGCAGGAACTTGCGCCCTTCCGGGAGAGCGGAATTACCGTGTATACCGTGTAG
- a CDS encoding carbohydrate ABC transporter permease has product MDRSLLLRLLDHAGKALILLVFLFPFLWMISTSLQTFEETMSFPPVWVPSSLQWGNFAEAMTAGPFLTYARNSIVITTAILILQFAVMIPAAYAFAKYTFAGSGLMFGLVLLAFMIPSQITFIPVYMTMADWGWVDTLLPQIVPFMSNAFGIFLLRQYFRQIPQEIIESARLDNAGEFKIITRLMVPMSMPALATIALFSFVSHWNDYFWPLVMTDATHVRPLTLGIAKLRETEGISNWNIIMAGNVILVLPILIVYLFCSKQIVKAFVYSGIK; this is encoded by the coding sequence ATGGACAGGAGCCTGCTCCTGAGGTTGCTGGATCATGCCGGCAAGGCGCTGATTCTGCTGGTCTTCCTCTTTCCCTTTCTGTGGATGATCTCCACTTCGCTCCAAACGTTCGAGGAGACGATGTCGTTCCCGCCGGTCTGGGTCCCGTCCTCTCTGCAGTGGGGCAATTTTGCCGAAGCGATGACCGCCGGGCCCTTCCTGACGTATGCTCGGAATTCGATCGTCATTACGACCGCGATCCTTATCCTTCAGTTCGCTGTGATGATTCCCGCCGCCTATGCGTTTGCCAAGTATACCTTTGCCGGCAGCGGGCTGATGTTCGGGCTGGTGCTGCTGGCCTTCATGATTCCCTCCCAGATCACCTTCATCCCGGTGTATATGACCATGGCGGACTGGGGCTGGGTCGACACGCTGCTGCCGCAGATTGTTCCTTTCATGTCCAATGCCTTCGGCATCTTCCTGCTCCGGCAGTATTTCAGGCAAATTCCGCAGGAGATCATCGAGTCGGCACGGCTGGATAACGCGGGGGAGTTCAAGATCATCACGAGGCTTATGGTGCCTATGTCGATGCCGGCCCTTGCCACCATTGCCCTCTTCAGCTTCGTCAGCCATTGGAACGATTATTTCTGGCCCCTGGTCATGACCGACGCGACGCATGTCCGTCCGCTTACGCTGGGCATCGCCAAACTGCGGGAGACCGAGGGGATCAGCAACTGGAATATCATTATGGCGGGCAACGTCATTCTTGTGCTGCCCATTCTTATCGTGTATCTGTTCTGCTCGAAGCAGATTGTCAAAGCTTTCGTGTATTCCGGGATCAAATAA
- a CDS encoding ABC transporter ATP-binding protein gives MASIDIVQVTKTFEKTTVIQDLSLTIRDGSFTVLVGPSGCGKTTLLRMIAGLDPQTSGSVIIGGTDVSRRPPGQRGVAMVFQNYALYPTMTVRENIEFGLKNNKVGKAERKALVETISETVGLQPYLDRKPATLSGGQRQRVALARAMVKKPSVFLMDEPLSNLDAKLRAQMRLELIELHKKLGTTFVYVTHDQVEAMSMADTIVLMNRGMIQQEASPEEMYRRPSNLFTAQFIGVPPMNVNGLGEGGIAFGFRPEHAILSLYPVAADFRAEGTIVTREMLGSETLYQIREQGRSYMVKSMDDSFAVGQQVHLGVGAGRLYFFDRDGRRMDEGHPEHRACLGMLRGHAHA, from the coding sequence TTGGCATCCATTGATATCGTCCAAGTGACCAAAACCTTCGAGAAGACCACGGTCATCCAAGATCTCAGTCTCACGATCCGCGACGGATCCTTCACGGTCCTCGTCGGTCCTTCCGGCTGCGGCAAAACCACGCTGCTGCGCATGATCGCAGGGCTCGATCCCCAGACGAGCGGTTCGGTAATCATCGGCGGAACCGACGTCTCGAGGCGGCCTCCGGGCCAAAGAGGAGTCGCGATGGTATTCCAGAACTATGCGCTCTATCCGACCATGACCGTACGGGAGAATATTGAATTCGGACTCAAGAACAACAAGGTGGGGAAGGCGGAACGCAAGGCGCTCGTGGAGACGATCAGCGAAACGGTCGGTCTTCAGCCGTATCTGGACCGTAAGCCTGCGACCCTGTCAGGCGGGCAGCGCCAGCGCGTCGCACTGGCCCGGGCGATGGTCAAGAAGCCCTCGGTGTTCCTGATGGACGAGCCGCTGTCCAACCTCGATGCCAAGCTTAGGGCGCAGATGCGCCTGGAGCTTATCGAGCTGCACAAGAAGCTGGGGACGACCTTCGTCTACGTCACCCATGATCAGGTGGAGGCCATGTCGATGGCCGATACTATCGTCCTGATGAACCGGGGCATGATCCAGCAGGAGGCTTCCCCGGAGGAGATGTACCGGAGACCGAGCAACTTGTTCACGGCCCAGTTCATCGGGGTTCCTCCGATGAATGTGAACGGGCTCGGAGAGGGCGGCATCGCGTTCGGCTTCCGTCCGGAGCACGCCATACTGTCGCTATACCCGGTGGCGGCTGATTTCCGGGCTGAGGGCACCATTGTCACCCGAGAGATGCTGGGCTCCGAGACCCTGTATCAGATCCGGGAGCAGGGACGCTCGTATATGGTGAAGAGCATGGATGACTCGTTCGCCGTAGGGCAGCAGGTTCATCTCGGCGTAGGTGCCGGCCGGCTCTACTTCTTCGACCGGGACGGCCGACGGATGGACGAAGGACATCCGGAGCACAGGGCCTGTCTGGGGATGCTGAGAGGGCATGCCCATGCGTAG
- a CDS encoding MFS transporter: MSNTWKIYLLAVASFLVGTSENIIAGILDKVAADIGVSVSAAGQLITVFSLAYAFGTPILMAALARMERRRLLLYSLAVFVAGNLLAVTLTGYSFLIGSRIILALSTGVFVVTALTVASKLAPPDKQGSAIATLVMGFSTSLIVGVPLGRVIAAAYDWQWIFGGIGVLGVLAMLAVAWVIPRTEGEQPVPIRDQLALLKQPKIAAALLVTFFWIAGYSITYTYISPFLLTVTGMSEKGVSAALFAFGIASLLGSKLGGYGTDRWGVPRTLIGGMLLHTLTLVALSLAAHSSAAMFPLLMLWAFSAWSSGPTQQYNLILLAPQASGIMLSLNSSVLQLAMAAGAGIGGVVIQSVSLASISWIGAAGVAVAAVTAAASLRLSRKGSPKEKRSELEAALQKAGT; the protein is encoded by the coding sequence ATGTCGAACACGTGGAAAATCTACCTGCTCGCTGTCGCCAGTTTTCTGGTCGGTACGTCGGAAAATATTATTGCAGGCATATTGGATAAGGTGGCAGCTGACATCGGCGTATCGGTCTCCGCTGCCGGCCAGCTCATTACCGTCTTCTCCCTTGCCTATGCCTTCGGTACGCCCATCCTGATGGCAGCCCTGGCCCGGATGGAACGAAGGAGGCTGCTGCTCTACTCCCTGGCTGTATTCGTAGCCGGCAATCTGCTTGCGGTTACCCTGACCGGCTATTCCTTCCTTATCGGTTCGCGGATTATTCTCGCGCTCAGCACCGGTGTATTCGTCGTCACCGCCCTCACTGTGGCCTCCAAGCTCGCTCCTCCCGACAAGCAGGGCAGTGCCATCGCCACCCTAGTCATGGGCTTCAGCACCTCCCTGATCGTCGGCGTGCCTCTCGGAAGAGTCATAGCCGCGGCGTATGATTGGCAGTGGATCTTCGGCGGTATCGGTGTACTGGGGGTTCTTGCCATGCTGGCCGTTGCCTGGGTCATTCCACGGACAGAAGGCGAACAGCCCGTACCGATCCGGGACCAGCTTGCGCTTCTGAAGCAGCCGAAGATTGCCGCTGCCTTACTCGTTACCTTCTTCTGGATCGCCGGCTATTCGATCACCTATACGTATATCTCCCCGTTCCTGCTTACCGTAACCGGAATGAGCGAAAAAGGAGTGAGTGCCGCCCTGTTCGCCTTCGGCATTGCCTCCCTGCTCGGATCGAAACTCGGCGGGTACGGCACCGACCGCTGGGGCGTTCCCCGCACTCTCATCGGCGGCATGCTGCTTCATACGCTGACCCTGGTCGCGCTGTCCCTCGCCGCCCATTCTTCCGCAGCCATGTTCCCTCTGCTGATGCTGTGGGCATTCTCCGCCTGGTCGTCCGGCCCGACGCAGCAATATAACCTGATCCTGCTCGCGCCCCAAGCTTCGGGGATCATGCTCAGCCTGAACTCCTCCGTGCTGCAGCTGGCGATGGCCGCAGGTGCCGGCATCGGCGGCGTGGTCATCCAAAGCGTCTCCCTCGCTTCCATCTCCTGGATCGGGGCAGCGGGCGTAGCCGTGGCTGCAGTGACCGCGGCAGCTTCCCTTCGGCTGTCCCGCAAGGGATCTCCAAAGGAGAAGCGCTCCGAACTTGAGGCTGCGCTGCAAAAAGCAGGAACCTGA
- a CDS encoding LysE family transporter → MGFVPFLLYVLVTSFTPGPNNFMAMSNASRYGFAGTLRFSLGVGAGFFVIVMLCSYFNLFLYSLIPTIQFVMSLLGSAYMIYLAVKIMRSKPGDPDGAPESMNSFAAGAVLQFVNPKAILYGITVTSTFILPFYQSHLSLILFALGLALVGILSTSSWALFGSLFQRFLAGWQRSFNVLMGLLLIYSAAAIFM, encoded by the coding sequence ATGGGTTTTGTACCGTTCTTGCTGTATGTGCTCGTGACCAGCTTCACACCGGGGCCCAACAACTTCATGGCGATGTCGAATGCCAGCCGGTACGGGTTCGCCGGAACGCTTCGCTTCAGCCTGGGGGTCGGCGCCGGCTTCTTCGTGATTGTGATGCTGTGCAGCTACTTTAATCTGTTCCTGTACAGCCTCATACCCACGATCCAATTCGTGATGAGCCTGCTCGGGAGCGCTTATATGATCTATCTAGCGGTCAAAATCATGAGGAGCAAACCGGGCGATCCGGACGGGGCGCCCGAGTCCATGAATTCCTTCGCAGCCGGCGCCGTTCTGCAATTCGTCAATCCGAAGGCGATCCTGTACGGGATTACGGTGACCTCCACGTTCATTCTGCCGTTCTACCAGTCCCATCTCAGTCTGATTCTGTTCGCTCTGGGACTTGCGCTGGTCGGCATTCTGTCGACTTCGAGCTGGGCGCTCTTCGGTTCCTTGTTCCAGAGGTTCCTCGCCGGCTGGCAAAGGTCCTTCAATGTGCTGATGGGGCTGCTGCTGATCTACAGCGCCGCGGCGATCTTTATGTGA
- a CDS encoding LLM class flavin-dependent oxidoreductase, whose translation MTATHTDDLLQNLTLSVLDLAPIRTGSTAAETFRHTLDLARHAEQWGYRRFWLAEHHSMPGIASSATSVVIGYVAGGTETIRVGSGGIMLPNHAPLMIAEQFGTLESMYPGRIDLGLGRAPGSDQYTARALRRGLGSDGSDFPEQLSELRAYLSGDPDSRPMGVRAVPGEGLDIPIYLLGSSGFSAQLAGQLGLPFAFASHFAPEYLLPALDLYRSNFRPSEVLEKPYVIVGMNIVAADTDEEAQRLATSHQMAFLNIIRGRTGQLKPPVDSMDTLWNEQEKAIVLKQLGYSIAGSKATIREKLPRYLQETGADEIIVTGQIYDHEARLRSYQLLAEAVKGQ comes from the coding sequence ATGACTGCTACCCATACAGACGACCTGCTGCAGAATCTGACCCTCTCCGTGCTGGACCTGGCGCCGATCCGCACCGGCAGCACGGCCGCAGAGACCTTCCGCCATACGCTCGACCTTGCCCGCCATGCCGAGCAGTGGGGCTACCGCCGCTTCTGGCTCGCGGAGCACCACAGCATGCCCGGCATTGCCAGCTCGGCCACTTCCGTAGTGATCGGCTACGTAGCCGGGGGCACCGAGACCATCCGCGTCGGCTCCGGCGGCATCATGCTGCCGAACCACGCGCCGCTGATGATCGCCGAACAGTTCGGCACGCTGGAGTCCATGTACCCGGGCCGCATCGATCTGGGCCTTGGCCGCGCGCCGGGCTCCGACCAGTACACGGCCCGTGCTCTCCGCCGCGGCCTCGGCAGCGACGGCAGCGACTTCCCGGAGCAGCTCAGCGAGCTCCGCGCCTACCTGAGCGGCGACCCTGACAGCCGCCCGATGGGCGTGCGCGCCGTACCGGGTGAGGGCCTCGACATCCCGATCTACCTGCTCGGCTCCAGCGGCTTCAGCGCCCAGCTGGCCGGCCAGCTCGGGCTGCCGTTCGCTTTTGCGAGCCATTTTGCCCCCGAGTACCTGCTGCCCGCGCTCGATCTGTACCGCAGCAACTTCCGGCCGTCGGAAGTGCTGGAGAAGCCCTACGTCATTGTCGGCATGAACATCGTGGCCGCCGACACCGACGAAGAGGCGCAGCGTCTAGCGACCTCGCACCAGATGGCTTTCCTGAACATCATCCGCGGGCGCACCGGCCAGCTCAAGCCTCCGGTGGACAGCATGGATACGCTGTGGAACGAGCAGGAGAAAGCCATCGTGCTGAAGCAGCTCGGCTACTCGATTGCGGGCAGTAAGGCCACCATCCGGGAGAAGCTGCCGCGCTACCTGCAGGAGACCGGCGCGGACGAGATTATCGTCACCGGGCAGATTTATGACCACGAAGCCCGCCTGCGGTCGTATCAGCTGCTTGCCGAAGCAGTGAAGGGCCAGTAG
- a CDS encoding carbohydrate ABC transporter permease, whose product MRSTELWMRIRPYVMIAPAMTGIVLFVLYPVAYLGYLSFHKYNLLNPSKSRFVGWENYIRIFTREDFYRSVLNTAVYTLGVVVLTLVLALLAALWLRGSSRWNAFVRAGIFTPHIVSIVSIALVWMWLMEPNLGLLNFMLKAVGLPPSPWLQSSATAMASVILVSVWHNVGYYTLIIFAALQSVPPSLYEAAALDQASRSRVFFRITLPMISPQLFFILIVMTIGSFKVFDTVQIMTGGGPNGATETLVYYIYSYRTTNIGFASATGVVLMAIIGGLTLLYFRFLSRKVHYQ is encoded by the coding sequence ATGCGTAGCACGGAGCTCTGGATGCGGATCCGCCCCTATGTGATGATTGCCCCGGCTATGACGGGTATCGTTCTCTTTGTCCTTTACCCTGTCGCGTACCTCGGGTATCTCAGCTTCCATAAGTACAATCTGCTCAATCCCTCGAAGAGCAGATTCGTCGGCTGGGAGAACTATATCCGGATTTTTACCAGGGAGGATTTCTACCGGTCCGTGCTCAACACGGCTGTGTATACCTTGGGAGTAGTCGTGCTCACCCTGGTGCTGGCCCTGCTGGCAGCCCTGTGGCTGCGCGGAAGCTCCCGGTGGAACGCGTTCGTCAGGGCCGGCATCTTCACGCCGCATATCGTGTCCATCGTGTCGATCGCCCTGGTCTGGATGTGGCTGATGGAACCGAATCTCGGCCTGCTGAACTTCATGCTGAAGGCCGTCGGGCTTCCGCCATCCCCCTGGCTTCAGAGCTCCGCCACGGCGATGGCGTCCGTGATCCTCGTATCGGTGTGGCACAATGTCGGCTATTACACGCTGATTATTTTTGCGGCGCTGCAGAGCGTTCCGCCCAGCCTCTATGAGGCGGCCGCTCTCGATCAGGCGAGCCGCAGCAGGGTCTTTTTCCGGATCACGCTGCCGATGATTTCGCCCCAGCTCTTCTTCATCCTGATTGTCATGACAATCGGCTCCTTCAAGGTGTTCGATACCGTCCAGATCATGACGGGCGGAGGGCCGAACGGCGCCACCGAAACCCTGGTGTATTATATCTACAGCTATAGGACGACCAATATCGGCTTTGCTTCGGCCACCGGCGTTGTGCTCATGGCGATCATCGGCGGATTGACGCTCTTGTATTTCCGATTCTTGTCCAGGAAGGTGCATTACCAATGA